The Streptomyces venezuelae genomic interval GCGATCAGGCCGCCGGGGCGCAGGAGGCCCGCGAACTCCGCGAGTGCGGCGCGCTGGTCGCCGATGTGGTGCAGGGAGTTGCCCGCCCAGACGAGGTCGGCCTCGCCGAGGCTGCCGATGGCCTCGGGGAGTTCGGCGTGGAGGGTCGAGACGCGGGAGCCGAGGCCACGGGCCTCCGCACGGTCACGGGCCCGCTCGAGGAGCTCGGGGCTGCCGTCGACGGCGACCGTCTCGGCGACCGGGAAGGACTCCGCGAGCAGGCTGGTGACGACACCCGGGCCGCTGCCGATGTCGAGCACGCGCCGCACGCCGTGAACCGGGACGAGCGTGCCGAGCCAGACAGCGGCCTCCGTGTAGGCGGGGCTGGCGATCTCGGCCTGCCGCTCCAGGAGCAGGGCCATCTCGCTCCAGTCGGGGTGGGTGTGGGTGCTGTCGTGGTGGTGGCCCGTTCCGTGGCCGTGGTTCTGACCGTGGCCCTGATGCTCTCCATGGTCGTGGCTCGGCCCGTGGTCGTGGCTCGGCTGGTTCGACTGGTTCGACCCGTGGTCGTGGCCCTGGTGCGATGCGTGGTGCTGGCTCATGGTTCCAGGGTGGGGCGAGGCGGCGGGATACGCGAGAAATGTTGCCGGTCCGGCAAAGGATTCCCTCTCGTGGCGCCGGCCGGCCGGCCCGCTCAGCTCCGGGCGCGGTGCTCCTGCGGGCTGAGCCCGCGCACCCGCTTGAAGGCGGCGCTCAGGGCGAAGGCGGTGCTGTAGCCGACCTGCCGGGCGACCGACTCGACAGTGGCGTCCGTCTCCCGCAGCAGGTCGGCGGCGAGCGTGAGCCGCCAGTCCGTGAGGTACGCCATCGGGGTCTCGCCGACGAGCTCGGCGAAGCGGCGGGCGAGCGCGGCCCGGGAGACACCCGACTTCGCGGCGAGCGAGGCGACGGTCCAGGGGTGGGCGGGGTCGTTCTGGAGGAGCCGGAGCGCCCGGCCGACGACCGGGTCGCCCATGGCGCGGTACCAGGCGGGGGCCTCGGCGCCCGGCCGGGAGAACCAGGCGCGGACGCCGGTGATGAGCATCAGGTCGAGGACCCGGTCGAGGACGGCGGTCTGACCGGGTTCGTCGCGGGTTATCTCCTCGCCGAGGAAGGGCGTGAGAGGGCAGTTCCACTCCTCCGCGGGCAGGTGCAGCAGCCCTGGCAGGGCGTCGAGCAGCCGGCGGCCGACCTCGCCGTCCCACCGGTACGTGCCGACGAGGAGCGTCGTGCCGCCGTCGGGGGCGTTGCCCCAGGTGCGGACGCCGAGCCGCATGGTCTCGGAGAGCGGCTCCCCGGAGAGGGTGGTGCAGGTGCCGTCGGGGCCGATCACGGCGCGCGGCGGGGCGTCGGGGGTGTCGGCGACGGTGTACGGCTCCGGGCCGCGGGCGATGGCGATGTCGCCGGGTCGCAGGAGGACGGGTTCGCCGCTGTCGGGGACGATCCAGGCCTCGCCCTCGGTGACACACATCAGGCAGATCGGCGCACTGTCCTCGATGCGTACGGACCACGGCGGCTCCATGATCATGCGGAGCAGGAAGGCGCCCCGGGCGCGGGGTCCGTCGAGGAGTCCGGCGAGTGCGTCCATGAGTCGTAAGAGTAGGCGGCCGGGTGAGACGCACGCGTAGGGTCCTGAGACTGCGGAGCATGGGCGGTGGGAGCCGTGGGCGGGAGTCTTGAGCCATGACGACGAACACGCAGAACACGCAGAACACGCAGAGCGGGAACGGCGTTCAGGCCTCGGCGGGCCTGCGGACGGTCCTCGTGACGAGCGCCACCGGCAAGACCGGGCGGCGGGTGGCCGAGCGGCTCGCGGCGCGCGGGCTGACGGTCCGCGCCGGCTCCCGCACCGGAGCGGTCCCCTTCGACTGGGAGGCTCCGGAGACCTGGGGTCCGGCGCTGCGGGGCGCGGACGCCGCGTACGTGGCCTACTACCCGGATCTCGCCGCCCCCGGCGCGGTGGAGGCGATGCGGACCTTCGGCCGCCTGGCCGCGGAGCACGGGGTGCGGCGGCTGACGGTGCTGTCCGGGCGCGGGGAGCCCACGGCGCTCGTCGCGGAGCAGGCGCTGCGGGAGGCGGCCGGCGGGGTCGAGATGACCGTCGTGCGGGCCTCGTTCTTCGCGCAGAACTTCTCCGAGGGGCTGCTCGCGGAGGGGGTCGCGGAGGGGGTGCTGGTCTTCCCCGCGGGTGACACTCTGGAGCCGTTCGTCGACGCGGACGACCTGGCGGACGTGATCGTCGAGACCCTGACGGCGGACGGGCACGCGGGGCGGGTGCACGAGGTGACGGGTCCGCGGCCGGTGTCCTTCGCGGAGGTCGCGGCGGAGATCTCACGCGTCTCGGGTCGCCCGGTGGTCTACGAGGCGATGCCGGCGGCGGAGTACGCCGGGCTCCTCACGGACGTCGGTCTGCCGGCCCCGGAGGCAGAGTGGCTCGCGGACCTGTTCGCGACGCTCCTCGACGGCCACAACGCCTCGGCGACCGACGGCGTGAAGCGGGTCCTGGGCCGCGAGCCGCGCTCGTTCGCCGGGTTCGCGGCGGAGACCTGGGGCGGCGCCGCCGACGCCTGAGCCGGCGCGGCGGCCCGAAGTGGGGGGCACTCCTGAGGCCGCCTCAGGTGTACCGCCGGGCGAGCGTCCGTACGGTCTCCGCGATGCGGGTGCGGAGCTCCGCGGGGGCCAGCACCTCCACGTCGGTGCCGAGCGCGAGGAAGGTGTCGTGGGCGTGGTCGGTCGACTCGACGGGGAGGGTGGCCCGGGTCCAGCCGTCCGGCTCCGGGGTGCCGGTCGCGGCGAGCGCCCGGGCGGCGGCGCCGGTCAGCCGGGCCGCGCCGGCCGCGGAGACGCGGACCAGTGCCTCGCCCCGGTGCAGTCGGGCGTGGAAGTCGGCCTGGCTCGCGCGCCAGTGCCCGGCGAGGTCGAAACCCTCCGGGACGGTGGCCTCCTCGTCGGTGACGGTGAGGTCGAGGATCTGGTCGACGCGGTAGGTGCGGGGGCCGGGCCCCGCGACCAGGTACCAGCGGCCGGCCTTGAGGACGAGGCCGTACGGTTCGAGGCGCCGGTCGACGTCGGTCGGCGCCGTCCAGCGCCGGTAGCGGAGCTCCAGGACACGGCCGGTGCGGACCGCGTCGGCGACCTGGGGCAGGAACGGCGCCTCGTGGCCCTCGTCGTACCAGCCGGGGGCGTCGATGTGGAAGCGGGCCCGCAGCCGGTCGACGTGCTCGCGCAGCGGCGCCGGGAGGCCCGCGCGCAGTTTCAGCCGGGCGTCGGTGAAGTGCGCTCCGAGGCCCAGCCCTTCGGCGGCGCCGGGCATGCCGGCGAGGACGAGCGCCTCGGCCTCGCGGGTGTACAGGTCGGTGAGGCCGGAGCGGTGCCCGGCGAGAAGTCGGTAGCCGCCGCGGTGTCCGGCGTCACCGTAGAGCGGCACCCCGGCGAGGTGCAGCGACTCGACGTCGCGGTAGACGGTGCGGACGGAGACCTCCAGCTCCGCGGCGAGCTCGGCGGCGGTCATCCGGCCCCGGGTGCGGAGCAGCAGAAGGATCGAGAGGAGCCGGCTGGACTTCACTGACACAAGGTGTCAGTGAAGTCCTCCTACAGTCCAGCCATGGCTTTCGCAGAGAAGTACCTCCTCGCGCTGCCGCCGGTCGAGATCGCCGGGCGGCAGCTCAAGCGCTACCACGTCACCTCCGATCCGGCGGGCATCGAACCGGAGGTCGAGAAGGCGGCGTACGCACTGCTTCCGGAGCTTCTGCCGCCGCCGGACGGCACGGCCGCGGCGGGCTTCGTGGTGCTGCACCGGGGCGACGACACCGGCGCGTACCTCAACGCGTACAGCTGGGTGTGGGACAACGTGCTCCACTTCGGCGGCGCCGCCGCCGGCCAGGCCGCCCTCGACTGCCCCGACACCGACCCGA includes:
- a CDS encoding class I SAM-dependent methyltransferase, with protein sequence MSQHHASHQGHDHGSNQSNQPSHDHGPSHDHGEHQGHGQNHGHGTGHHHDSTHTHPDWSEMALLLERQAEIASPAYTEAAVWLGTLVPVHGVRRVLDIGSGPGVVTSLLAESFPVAETVAVDGSPELLERARDRAEARGLGSRVSTLHAELPEAIGSLGEADLVWAGNSLHHIGDQRAALAEFAGLLRPGGLIALVEGGLPTRHLPWHIGIGRPGLEARLDAAHAYWFGEMRAELPGSVDEPDDWRALLAGAGLTPAGTRTFLTDVPAPVSPVVRELAVSHYQRLREGFGDRIDADDRKTLDRLLDPADEKSLHHRTDLFHLTARTVHTARKG
- a CDS encoding AraC family transcriptional regulator; this encodes MDALAGLLDGPRARGAFLLRMIMEPPWSVRIEDSAPICLMCVTEGEAWIVPDSGEPVLLRPGDIAIARGPEPYTVADTPDAPPRAVIGPDGTCTTLSGEPLSETMRLGVRTWGNAPDGGTTLLVGTYRWDGEVGRRLLDALPGLLHLPAEEWNCPLTPFLGEEITRDEPGQTAVLDRVLDLMLITGVRAWFSRPGAEAPAWYRAMGDPVVGRALRLLQNDPAHPWTVASLAAKSGVSRAALARRFAELVGETPMAYLTDWRLTLAADLLRETDATVESVARQVGYSTAFALSAAFKRVRGLSPQEHRARS
- a CDS encoding NmrA family transcriptional regulator, whose product is MTTNTQNTQNTQSGNGVQASAGLRTVLVTSATGKTGRRVAERLAARGLTVRAGSRTGAVPFDWEAPETWGPALRGADAAYVAYYPDLAAPGAVEAMRTFGRLAAEHGVRRLTVLSGRGEPTALVAEQALREAAGGVEMTVVRASFFAQNFSEGLLAEGVAEGVLVFPAGDTLEPFVDADDLADVIVETLTADGHAGRVHEVTGPRPVSFAEVAAEISRVSGRPVVYEAMPAAEYAGLLTDVGLPAPEAEWLADLFATLLDGHNASATDGVKRVLGREPRSFAGFAAETWGGAADA
- a CDS encoding helix-turn-helix transcriptional regulator, with protein sequence MKSSRLLSILLLLRTRGRMTAAELAAELEVSVRTVYRDVESLHLAGVPLYGDAGHRGGYRLLAGHRSGLTDLYTREAEALVLAGMPGAAEGLGLGAHFTDARLKLRAGLPAPLREHVDRLRARFHIDAPGWYDEGHEAPFLPQVADAVRTGRVLELRYRRWTAPTDVDRRLEPYGLVLKAGRWYLVAGPGPRTYRVDQILDLTVTDEEATVPEGFDLAGHWRASQADFHARLHRGEALVRVSAAGAARLTGAAARALAATGTPEPDGWTRATLPVESTDHAHDTFLALGTDVEVLAPAELRTRIAETVRTLARRYT